Genomic DNA from Theobroma cacao cultivar B97-61/B2 chromosome 3, Criollo_cocoa_genome_V2, whole genome shotgun sequence:
AAGTgttattttagaataaaaaagtttttaaaaactaaaattaataaaaatgttatttaaaatcaacaatgtctcaagaaatattaaattgattgactatattatcaattgaaaaaaaaaatattaaaaaaatttgattataaaaatttaattaaaaattttacatctcaaaaagataaaaaaataaaattttaataatattttttaattttaataaaaaaaatcacatttgAATATTTCACTTAAACCTTTAAAGTAATCGGACCGCACCTCATCGTATAGCTCAGGAATGTTGCTTTCTCTGCTTTCCGTTTTCCTCCAAGATCCCTTTTCCACGACTATtggaaaaatatgttttgtccACCGCCACCTCTGAACCATTGCCATGACATGTGTTGATTAAGTACGAGAGTTTGGACTGAGAATTTTGGCTCCTAAAGAAAAGCTcgacaagaaaaaaattaacctATAGGAACTGAACTCTCTTGTGAGATGAGCTGCTACTTTTACTTTTCACTACATTGCAGCCTTCTAATAGGCAAAAGCTTCTGAAATCATTGTTTGAGTTCACTTAATATTACGGACATAGCGCAAAGTACTAGCAGCATGGCGCCAACAGCTATCACCTTGCAATTCAGAATAGTGACAGCACAAGTAGTAATTATAGTGTCGCTTCGTCTGTTGCATGCCGGGAGTACTTCATAGCCGAGAATATAGAGAGTTGGAGAGattatatcaaaaaaaaaaaaacccttgaaagttaattttgatttttatgtttttattactttcaattaattttttatatttttattttacattatataaaattttattattcattattaattaattattttaaattaaaacaacaaTTATCAATTTAATAATACGTATGAATGATATGACATATGGAACACATTTCTACCGATATCAACCTTTGTTGgctatattataattatattttcccAGAAGTTGTATGCCCATTTTTTGTCCGCATCATCCTTCAATTATTGTTCCATTTTTGTCAAGCCTAGTTGAAACGGAGTGGGGGTCCACAGAATCTTGGGTCCAAACCGATATCTATGGGCCGGGTTGTAACACGAAACCAAGGATAAAGCACGAAACTGCTTCATATTCATAACAAACAGTTGGTCAGAAAATTCAAACCTGAAAGACGTAATTTTGCTTGCGGTGGTGGTGACTGGAAAGAAGGAATTGTCGCTAGTAGAACGCAATGAGAAGAGACAAAAGTGCTCCTGTTTCGAGATGTGGCGTTTTACTTTGCCGACGAGATCCTCAAGCAACTTgtagaaagagagaaaaatgggAAAACCGTGTCATATCAACGTCCAAGTTGACTTGGCCCTTGAGCATGGACTAACAAAAAACCATAAAATCGGTGGCGATGCTGCATTCAGAGAATCAATTCCGCGTTCGAGGAAGACAAGTTGCCGCGCATGCGGGGAAGCTTGAACTAATAAAACGGACAATAAGATGAGTTCATGCCCGTTTGGTCCACAAGACACTACTACTCCAACGTTTATACTAACTGGTAAAAACTAACTTGGTAATAATTCGACTTAGAGAGTTGGCTAAAGAGCAAGCACATTCATCTCCGAAAGCTAATTAGGCCAATGATCAttaatttgttcttttcttgtcTTCAATTTCGCTATAATTGCGATTGGAAAATCTTTTTCTTACGATCCATTGGCGGCACATGCACCTTCGGCATTCCATAATGAGCCTTTTGAAATGTCCTGAATCTTAATGCACATCTGGAAGCTAAAATATCAGGCAACATTGTTTCATTATACTTGTGGTTGAAATTCAATCCTATTTCCCCTTTTTGGCGtaaccaaaaaaattaaaaaagaaataaagctGAAAGTACAGAGGCGTAACTGGAGACTTGTACTGTTTTGGAGTCATATGGTCCGGTCCCAACCTCATTGCCGGGGCCCAAAATCGGGGGGTCAGCTAGCTGTGAGTCACTGAATTCCGAGTGAAGCAAAGAAAGAACTACGCCTCTGGCGCGATATTGGATTTGCAAGATGCTGGTTGAGCTCAAATAGTTTGCCCCTAATTTACTTTTGACACTAAGCCTCTCGATTATTGTTTTCTGTAagtcatatatatttttgtctaGCTCGTCGAGATGTTCATAGTTTTGCATAGGCTAGAGCTGAATTTGAATAACTCTAGTCTCCTGGATTTGCCACAATCAGAAAGGTGAAACTAAAGTTAGATAAAAATCATATGTTCAGTACTACATAAATCTGAAATGTCAAATTCAATCTTTgacaaaataaagtaaaatttgtttcagataattttaaaggaaattggaaataaataaataaactctttttaattaatttaaacatcGGAAGACTAGCTCAAgatcattatattattaactcttcaatttttttagaaattcAAAATAGACAAAGGGATTGTGtctcaatttatatttattgtagtatttgtttttttctatCAAAACTTAATTCTTCCTCTCTTATGAGCActgttgaaaaagaaaatattacaCGAACTATGAACTAATCCCCCCTTTTTTTTACATAGGTCAGCATGAAATTTTTACTACTTCCaattttaacattattttggATCTATACACGAGTTTTAATTGTGTAAGCTTATGTTTTAAGCAAATTAATgagacatatatatatatatatatgtatatatatgtatatataagcATATTAGAAAGAATATTTGAGGCGCACACTAACCAAGGTCCTCGGAACACGTGTTAAAGTGGTTTCTGGAATAGGAAAATAGagatatttgaattttataatcaagtcattatttttcttcaatttctgaGAAtagtgtattttttttaaattgaaaaaaccttttaaaattaaatagaatCTTAACCGGTACCCATATCCATATGTACGTCATTGTTAACAATGTAAATTTCCACTCAACTGGGAAATTATAAATTTCcaaaaactttataaatttatccattttttaatccaataaatttcaactctatttttatagatttaaatttcaactcatatgtgctaatctttaaaaaaaatcatattctaACATATAACATTTTCAATGCCGTGAGAGAAAATATGCTTTAAATAGTTATCACTAACAGTGCTTTAGGCAAGACCCGGGTAAAGTAATGTTTTAATTGGAGCGCATATCATTGGGTTTTCCTCAGGAAATGATTGCCTTTAAATGTTGCACATTATATTTCTTCTCATAATAACAAATTTGGGAAACGGAAGtaaagaaacaagaagaaaacagTAAGTTCACATGTTCACATGGTGAAAGGAACAGAAAATAATACACGGCCACAGCCCTGCAAACCCTAACGTCTATCTGCTCTGACTCAGGCAACTACCATCTACCACCTTACTACAAGCCAGCAGAAATAATAGGAGAGCAAGGATGCATAATGAATGAGCCCTCATGCTTCTCTAGCTGTAAAAATTCAGTTGGAAAGATCATGCAGGATCATTATTGATACATGTTGAGAGAAAATGCATGTATAAAAGTTAATAATCCCAAAATTGCAAAGGCTAGAGCGTAAAGGGGTttgcaaaaagaagaaataagacGAAGAAGGTTAGGAAAGTAGTACAGGAAACAAACAAAGAGTACGCCATAGAAATCTGTGAAACAGAGCTTGCTCAGAAATCAAACACTATTCACGGATTGAAACTGAGCGGAACAGTCACGGATAGGACATTGAAGTTTGCAATCAACCAACAACACTCCAAAATCTTCAATTTATTTCACAATTTTAGATCTCTTGGAATCCTCcaccttttaattttttctttttcactttttcaggGGAATAGGTGTTTTGATACTCGTAGGCACAGTCACGGGTTACACATAAATTTCAGCTATATATAATTTCCATGTTCAGCCCTATCTAAGCTCAAGGAGAATAATCTTTGGAACCCTAAGTCATGGGTTCACAGTTTACAGCCTTGATTTTCATCTTCCTGATTTTCATGTTAATATCATTGCCACCAATTTATGCTTGTGTTCCTTGTACACAGCCACACCCACCGCCATACCACAGCCCAACCCGCCCAACTCACCCTAAAGTTCCCCGCCCGATTCCGCCAAGCACCAAGCATCCTCCCCACCGTGGAGGCTCCCCAAAAGTAGAGCCACCATCCAAAAAGCCGCCAATGCCACCAGTTATTGTACCACCAATTATCATTACCCCACCAATAACGAACCCTCCCGTGATATCACCTCCCATTACCAACCCTCCAGTTACAATCCCACCACCGTCTTCTCCTTACCCACCTTACAGTGGAGGCCCACCTTCTGGAGGCGGTGGTGGAGGCGGTGGAGGTGGAGGTGGAGGCGGTGGTGGAGGTGGAGGTGGGGGTAGCTCTCCTGCTCCACCAACTACTCAACCAACTTGCCCAGTTAATGCACTTAAGCTAGGGCTCTGCGTGGATGTGCTTGGAGGATTGGTGCATATTGGGTTAGGAAACCCTGTTGAGAATGCTTGCTGCCCAGTGCTAGGAGGTCTACTGGAGCTTGAAGCAGCAGTTTGCCTTTGCACTGCTATAAGACTTAAGCTTCTAAACCTTACTATATTCATTCCCCTTGCTCTTCAAGCTCTAATAACTTGTGGAAAAAACCCTCCTCCTGGCTTTGTTTGTCCTCCTCTTTAAGTGTACTTTCATTAATAACAAGGCGACCGCATTTCCTATATATGGACGTACAAGATAGAGCTCAGCCTATAGGCAGGGTTGCCACCTCGGTCTCCCATGTTAACTGCTGCTTAACTACCtcccaaaaaaatataaaaactgaTCCCAATAAGTGTACTTTCCATTTTTAGGTTTCAAGAACTTTGTTTTCTGCTAGGGTTTGACTATTGTTGTATTTTGCATTgattggagactgtttttctttctttctttcggGTTAGAACTTCCAGTGGATAACGGAATTGTATTTCAAGTGTCACTTAGTCTTTCATTATTGACTGTTAGTGCTTGCTTGAATTTTAATCTTTCTCAGCATGTGCCTACATATTCTATACGTGTGCTTTCACATACACAAAGACTAGTTTATGGAGGTTTTTTAAGATATGAATTATATCCCATAATCataataaaacaattaaaatgaaGTAATAGTACTGTAATGCATTTTGGATACTTAATGAACGCTAAATACAATCAAACTTTTCTAGATTATAGTAATAAATAACGTTAGCACATGATGCTAGATAATTGTTATTGAATAGCCCAAAGTCTCAAACTACTACTACATTcttcttcaattatttatgGACAGATAAACTCTTTCCGAAAGACTCTCTTCTCATAATTGAAGTTAAAGGCGACAATAAAGCAGATATCGCTCttatttccttcttctttccGTTTTCTTTTCCCTTGTCTTTCAAATACTCCAAATGTCATTATTATCATAAGATCAGTAGTTAGCAATCCATTACCTAAAGTAGACCCTTATGGAAACATGACTAAATGTATATTCCTTCCATTGTGCATGTCGTTTTCCTTGGAGAGAAGACGAAATAGCTTGACTTTAtcattaactaattaattaaattttttcattgcACCAAAGTTCTCCTCTAAACCTTAAGTACAAGACAGGTTGAGTTGGAGATGCAGCTTATCAAGACTCAAGATCTATGTCACAGTCAGCCAATATCACATGGCAAAAGGAACCATTCCTGATCAGAAAATTTCATGTTCgcaatttaattataatcgGAATAAGTGTTCATCCCATGTACGAGGGAAACTATAAAATCGTAATTATTGGGTATGATGGTTTGTGATCTGAGGTTACAGGCGACAAGAATGGTTCACGGGTTTGAATTGGGTGCTTAAGAGGGACCGTCCAATTTCAGCTGGCCTTTCTTTATAAATTCGTGGTTAGGTTACAAAATTAGCTGGTGGAAGAGCTGGATCGAAACTATTAAATCTTTTCCTTA
This window encodes:
- the LOC18606292 gene encoding 36.4 kDa proline-rich protein, translating into MGSQFTALIFIFLIFMLISLPPIYACVPCTQPHPPPYHSPTRPTHPKVPRPIPPSTKHPPHRGGSPKVEPPSKKPPMPPVIVPPIIITPPITNPPVISPPITNPPVTIPPPSSPYPPYSGGPPSGGGGGGGGGGGGGGGGGGGGGSSPAPPTTQPTCPVNALKLGLCVDVLGGLVHIGLGNPVENACCPVLGGLLELEAAVCLCTAIRLKLLNLTIFIPLALQALITCGKNPPPGFVCPPL